The Trinickia acidisoli genome includes a window with the following:
- a CDS encoding AMP-binding protein, with translation MDQPITPQGAPDALGPVSPAGDERPAPLDAPNTDGIWYASYPNGVPREIDVAQYQSVVHFFDDCTSRFRGRTAFVSVGSDMSYDTLARKAKAFAAYLQSVGIKRGDRVAIMLPNTFQYPVSLFGVLKAGAVVVNVNPLYTPRELAHQLKDSGATAIVVFENFAKTLEEALPGTAVEHIVVTALGDLLTDGLNAKGRLLNFVVKRVQKMVPSYRLPNAVRMRRALALGAKSPLAPTILSHDEIAFLQYTGGTTGVAKGAMLTHRNIIANLLQAKAWAESQLGGDVETVLTPLPLYHILSLTVSALIFLGLGGRNILIANPRDTKRVMHVLRHQTFTSILAINTLYKAFLGNEEFCKRDFSNLKLAMAGGMATQRTVAERFKAVTGKPIVEGYGLTECSPIVTLTPIDLQHLREFDGSVGLPAPSTIVRFRKDDGSWANVGEAGELCVKGPQVMKGYWMRPDETATVLDEQGWLATGDIGIMNSAGFVKLIDRKKDMILVSGFNVYPSEIEDVIAMHPSVREVAAIGVPDDEQGERVKVFIVPREPGLTRDEILQHCRQHLTGYKVPKLIEFRDELPQTNVGKILRRALRDEELAKLGALRNAAGTAAAAMAAAGRDGNRPAAH, from the coding sequence ATGGATCAACCCATCACCCCACAGGGGGCGCCCGATGCCTTAGGCCCCGTAAGCCCCGCCGGGGACGAACGCCCGGCGCCGCTCGACGCGCCCAATACCGACGGCATTTGGTACGCCTCGTATCCGAACGGCGTACCTCGCGAAATCGACGTCGCGCAGTATCAATCGGTCGTCCATTTCTTCGACGACTGCACGTCGCGCTTCCGCGGCCGGACGGCCTTCGTCAGCGTCGGCTCGGACATGTCGTACGACACGCTCGCGCGCAAAGCGAAGGCGTTCGCGGCCTATCTGCAAAGCGTCGGTATCAAACGCGGCGATCGCGTCGCGATCATGCTACCCAATACGTTTCAATATCCGGTTTCGTTGTTCGGCGTCCTCAAAGCCGGCGCCGTCGTCGTCAACGTCAACCCGCTCTACACGCCGCGCGAACTCGCGCATCAATTGAAAGACAGCGGCGCGACGGCAATCGTCGTATTCGAGAACTTCGCCAAGACGCTCGAAGAGGCGCTACCGGGCACCGCGGTGGAGCACATCGTCGTCACGGCGCTCGGCGACCTGCTCACCGATGGACTCAATGCCAAGGGGCGTCTACTCAACTTCGTCGTCAAGCGCGTACAAAAGATGGTGCCGTCCTATCGGCTGCCCAACGCGGTACGGATGCGCCGGGCCCTTGCGTTGGGTGCGAAGTCGCCCCTCGCACCGACGATCCTCTCGCACGACGAGATCGCCTTTCTGCAGTACACGGGCGGCACGACCGGCGTCGCCAAGGGCGCGATGCTCACGCATCGGAACATCATCGCCAATCTGCTGCAGGCGAAGGCATGGGCCGAGAGCCAATTGGGCGGAGACGTCGAGACAGTGCTCACCCCGTTGCCGCTTTACCACATCCTCTCGCTCACCGTGAGCGCGCTGATTTTCCTCGGCCTGGGCGGGCGCAACATTTTGATCGCCAATCCGCGCGACACGAAGCGCGTCATGCACGTTCTGCGCCATCAAACGTTCACGAGCATTCTTGCGATCAATACGCTCTACAAGGCATTTCTCGGCAATGAGGAATTCTGCAAGCGCGATTTCTCGAACCTGAAGCTCGCGATGGCGGGCGGGATGGCAACCCAGCGCACCGTCGCCGAGCGCTTCAAGGCCGTCACGGGTAAGCCGATCGTCGAAGGATACGGACTCACCGAATGCTCGCCGATCGTCACGTTGACGCCCATCGACTTGCAGCATCTGCGCGAATTCGACGGTTCGGTCGGACTGCCCGCGCCGTCGACGATCGTGCGCTTTCGCAAGGACGACGGCAGTTGGGCCAACGTCGGCGAAGCGGGCGAATTGTGCGTCAAGGGCCCGCAGGTCATGAAGGGCTACTGGATGCGGCCCGACGAGACAGCCACGGTACTCGACGAGCAAGGCTGGCTCGCGACGGGCGATATCGGCATCATGAATTCGGCCGGGTTCGTCAAGCTCATCGATCGGAAGAAGGACATGATTCTCGTGTCGGGCTTCAACGTCTATCCGAGCGAAATCGAGGACGTCATCGCGATGCATCCGAGCGTGCGCGAGGTGGCGGCTATCGGCGTCCCCGACGACGAGCAGGGCGAGCGCGTGAAGGTGTTCATCGTGCCGCGCGAGCCAGGGCTCACGCGCGACGAAATCCTTCAGCATTGCCGTCAGCATCTAACGGGCTACAAGGTGCCGAAGCTGATCGAGTTTCGCGATGAACTGCCGCAAACGAACGTGGGCAAAATCTTGCGCCGGGCGCTGCGCGACGAAGAACTCGCGAAGCTCGGTGCACTGCGCAATGCTGCCGGCACCGCGGCAGCGGCAATGGCAGCAGCCGGCCGCGACGGTAACCGCCCTGCCGCTCACTAG
- a CDS encoding DUF2968 domain-containing protein: MSHYSRMRGTALAALIAIGGLGINGCATAQSAADGAANVAPAVTVASAPAAPVVAAVPPASTQLSTPVTAPDQAPAADEATDGQGDVAELQRLMHGTELSELRTAYNGTYGASLLLHGKDMTYYVVLFQQKNFWRVIKTTNEDYAEAVYGDFVRRSAQLADVEINRTILAAQKVYTDELIAKAQARADRLQADLDVAHKQQALAVSRQKQAREEAAALQTQKLAAQEQLNSVQQQIHLLQRETDQGLPGSHAHTHQRRRKH, encoded by the coding sequence ATGAGCCACTATTCGCGTATGCGGGGGACCGCGCTTGCAGCGCTTATCGCAATCGGGGGATTGGGTATCAATGGTTGTGCCACGGCGCAGTCCGCTGCGGACGGCGCCGCAAACGTTGCACCGGCGGTTACGGTTGCTTCGGCGCCTGCCGCCCCTGTCGTAGCCGCCGTGCCGCCCGCCTCGACGCAACTGTCGACGCCGGTTACGGCACCGGACCAGGCGCCGGCAGCAGACGAAGCGACGGATGGCCAAGGCGATGTTGCCGAATTACAACGGCTGATGCACGGCACCGAACTCTCGGAGTTGCGCACCGCATACAACGGCACCTACGGCGCGAGCTTGCTGCTGCATGGGAAGGACATGACGTACTACGTCGTGCTCTTTCAGCAGAAGAATTTCTGGCGCGTGATCAAGACGACGAACGAAGACTACGCGGAAGCCGTCTACGGCGATTTCGTGCGTCGGAGCGCGCAGTTGGCGGACGTCGAGATCAACCGTACGATCCTCGCGGCCCAGAAGGTCTATACGGACGAGCTGATCGCCAAGGCGCAAGCGCGCGCCGATCGCCTGCAAGCGGATTTAGACGTCGCGCATAAGCAGCAGGCGCTGGCGGTAAGCCGCCAGAAGCAGGCGCGCGAGGAAGCCGCGGCGTTGCAGACACAAAAGCTCGCCGCTCAGGAGCAGTTGAACTCGGTGCAGCAACAGATTCATCTGTTGCAGCGTGAGACGGACCAGGGCTTGCCGGGTTCGCACGCGCATACGCATCAGCGTCGTCGCAAACATTGA
- the hfq gene encoding RNA chaperone Hfq: MPNPSESHPQNDFMNAARKERKRVEIYLVNGIRLTGCIESFDQYLVMLRTPVGLQGIYKRAISTIQLDTGTRPGPRGPRTGGYGERHGSREGSGPRESREGREPREPREPRENYGASSAPEHRSSSDGPVVVTRRRRPFSTLQNSSPTDTSGPEHNDDE; the protein is encoded by the coding sequence ATGCCGAATCCGTCCGAATCGCATCCGCAGAACGACTTCATGAACGCCGCTCGCAAAGAGCGCAAGCGTGTCGAGATCTATCTCGTTAACGGCATCCGCCTGACGGGCTGCATCGAATCGTTCGATCAATATCTCGTTATGCTGCGCACGCCTGTCGGGCTGCAAGGGATTTACAAGCGCGCCATCTCGACGATCCAGCTCGACACAGGCACGCGCCCTGGCCCGCGCGGCCCGCGCACGGGCGGATATGGCGAGCGGCATGGTTCGCGCGAAGGGTCGGGCCCGCGCGAATCGCGCGAGGGACGTGAGCCGCGCGAACCGCGTGAGCCGCGTGAGAATTACGGCGCGTCTTCGGCGCCCGAGCATCGTTCCTCGTCGGACGGCCCGGTTGTCGTGACGCGCCGGCGCCGCCCGTTCAGCACGCTGCAGAACAGCTCGCCTACCGATACGAGCGGGCCGGAGCATAACGACGACGAGTAA
- a CDS encoding DUF2147 domain-containing protein, translating to MTHFSHHAKTKIWSAVKCAAVAGALLTAAGTAFAQGTDSPVGVWQTIDDNTHQPKALVQIAQNDDGTLSGKVIKGLDPHDKPGKLCTACTDERKDKPVLGMTIIKSMKHDGDKWDGGNILDPENGKVYKCNMHLEDGGQKLIVRGYIGFSLLGRSQTWLRQDAAAQAKN from the coding sequence ATGACGCACTTCTCGCATCACGCCAAGACGAAGATATGGAGCGCCGTCAAATGCGCGGCGGTGGCGGGCGCACTGCTGACGGCCGCCGGCACGGCGTTCGCACAAGGCACCGACTCGCCGGTGGGTGTATGGCAGACGATCGACGACAATACGCATCAACCGAAAGCACTCGTGCAGATCGCGCAAAACGACGACGGTACGTTAAGCGGCAAAGTCATCAAGGGGCTCGACCCGCACGACAAGCCGGGCAAGCTGTGCACGGCCTGCACCGACGAGCGCAAGGACAAACCGGTCCTCGGCATGACGATCATCAAAAGCATGAAGCACGATGGCGACAAGTGGGACGGCGGCAACATCCTCGACCCCGAGAACGGCAAGGTCTACAAGTGCAACATGCACCTCGAGGACGGCGGACAGAAACTCATCGTACGCGGCTACATCGGCTTTTCGCTGCTCGGCCGTTCGCAAACGTGGCTTCGGCAGGACGCAGCGGCGCAAGCGAAGAACTAA
- a CDS encoding transposase translates to MTPYSDMTDEQWQRVVPLLPELCALRRVRGRPVTDTRSVLNGVLWVIYSNAAWASMPKRYPAYQTCHRRFMAWYTTGIFKQVLARLYGEAGVALCETIKARVRARSPAKPHASPSPAFVTVDVPKLAYLASLRRAA, encoded by the coding sequence ATGACCCCTTATAGCGACATGACAGACGAACAATGGCAGCGGGTCGTGCCGCTCTTGCCGGAACTCTGCGCTCTCCGGCGGGTTCGCGGCCGCCCCGTGACCGATACACGCTCGGTGCTCAACGGCGTGCTCTGGGTGATCTACAGCAACGCCGCTTGGGCCTCGATGCCCAAGCGCTACCCGGCCTACCAAACGTGCCATCGGCGCTTCATGGCGTGGTACACGACAGGCATATTCAAGCAGGTGCTCGCGCGCTTGTACGGCGAGGCTGGTGTCGCGCTTTGCGAGACAATCAAAGCACGCGTGCGCGCGAGGAGTCCGGCCAAGCCGCATGCGTCACCGTCGCCGGCATTCGTCACCGTCGATGTGCCGAAACTTGCTTACCTCGCTTCGCTGCGTCGCGCAGCTTAG
- a CDS encoding FAD-binding oxidoreductase: MTNVRPPNLSDARFSQALRELTSIVGAPNVQTSADRLSDYADPFTPQPMARAFAASAVVLPGSADEIREVLAIARAYRLPLWPVSTGRNFAYGGGAPRLTGSVVLDLRRMNRILEVDETLAYALVEPGVTYFDLYSYLRGRDSHLWIDPAAAGWGSVIGNTLERGFGYTAYGDHAAHQCGMEVMLASGELVRTGMGAIEIGRAWQLYKAGFGPSYDTMFMQSNFGIVTKMGLWLMPRPDAYLIAHVKLPREGDLDAAVETLRPLKLDETIRNHAVIEGAIRHAAGVSARSDWYDGAGPLPDSVVDEIVARLDIGRWNVHFAIYGEPNLVEARFAIARRAFARLPGARIEANRYGPHTEPAGGGEGNMAGIPAMSAFRMLDWRGGTGAHVDFSPICPFKGGDAMRQYSVAKARLAEYGFDYYGGFTAGERHLHHIVATIFDRTDPKQTDAAADLQRVLMSDARSEGYGVYRTHLATMDFAASQYDFNDGVLLRMSETIKDALDPDGILAPGKSGVWPRVWRGRRGDI; encoded by the coding sequence ATGACGAACGTGCGCCCCCCGAACTTGTCCGATGCCCGCTTTTCGCAGGCGTTGCGTGAACTGACTTCGATCGTCGGAGCACCGAACGTGCAGACGTCGGCTGATCGCTTGAGCGATTACGCCGATCCTTTCACGCCTCAGCCGATGGCGCGCGCTTTTGCCGCTTCCGCGGTCGTACTGCCCGGATCTGCCGACGAAATCCGCGAAGTGCTGGCGATCGCGCGCGCCTACCGGCTGCCGCTGTGGCCCGTTTCGACGGGCCGGAACTTCGCCTACGGTGGCGGGGCACCGCGCTTGACGGGCTCGGTCGTGCTCGATTTGCGGCGCATGAATCGGATCTTGGAAGTCGACGAGACCTTGGCGTACGCACTCGTGGAACCAGGCGTGACCTATTTCGACCTTTATTCGTACTTGCGCGGCCGCGACTCGCATCTATGGATCGACCCGGCCGCGGCGGGGTGGGGCAGTGTGATCGGCAACACGCTCGAGCGCGGGTTCGGCTACACGGCCTACGGCGATCACGCGGCGCACCAGTGCGGTATGGAGGTCATGCTCGCGAGCGGAGAGCTCGTGCGCACGGGCATGGGTGCGATCGAGATCGGGCGCGCCTGGCAGCTCTATAAGGCCGGGTTCGGGCCGTCCTACGACACGATGTTCATGCAATCGAATTTCGGCATCGTGACGAAGATGGGCCTATGGCTGATGCCGCGGCCTGACGCCTATCTGATTGCGCACGTAAAGCTGCCGCGCGAAGGGGATTTGGACGCGGCCGTCGAAACGCTCAGGCCGCTCAAGCTCGATGAAACAATTCGTAATCACGCCGTTATCGAAGGCGCGATACGCCATGCGGCCGGCGTATCGGCACGCAGCGATTGGTACGACGGCGCGGGGCCGCTGCCCGACTCCGTCGTCGACGAGATCGTCGCGCGGCTCGATATCGGGCGCTGGAACGTGCACTTCGCCATTTATGGCGAACCCAATCTCGTCGAGGCGCGCTTTGCCATTGCCCGGCGCGCGTTTGCCCGGTTGCCCGGCGCGAGAATCGAAGCGAATCGCTATGGGCCCCATACCGAGCCGGCGGGGGGCGGCGAAGGCAATATGGCCGGCATTCCCGCAATGAGCGCGTTTCGCATGCTCGACTGGCGCGGCGGGACTGGGGCACACGTCGATTTCTCCCCTATCTGTCCGTTCAAAGGGGGCGATGCAATGCGCCAATACTCGGTCGCGAAGGCGCGTCTTGCCGAATACGGCTTCGATTATTACGGCGGCTTCACGGCCGGCGAGCGACATCTGCATCACATCGTCGCCACGATCTTCGATCGCACCGACCCCAAGCAAACGGATGCGGCGGCCGATTTGCAGCGCGTCTTGATGAGCGATGCGCGTTCGGAGGGTTACGGTGTGTACCGCACGCATCTGGCGACGATGGATTTCGCTGCTTCGCAATACGACTTCAACGACGGTGTGCTACTGCGGATGTCCGAGACGATCAAAGACGCGCTCGATCCCGACGGCATTCTCGCACCGGGCAAATCGGGTGTTTGGCCGCGTGTCTGGCGCGGCAGGCGCGGCGATATTTGA